Sequence from the Sanguibacter keddieii DSM 10542 genome:
CCGTTGAGCTGGCTCGCGTCGCCCGTCTCGTGCACGAGCGCGAGGCCGTTGAGGTGGTAGACGGCGTCCCACTGCTGGAGGGGCGCGTCGGGCGACGCGGTCCCGACGACCGTCGGCACCAGCACCAGGACGGAGGACACCAGCAGCGCCGCTGCCGTCCACGTCCGCCACGTCCAGGTCGAGGGTCTGGCCCAGGAGCGAGGGGCCGAGCCGGTCCCGCGAGACGCGGGTGACCCGGCTGACCCGCCGAGCGGCCGACGGGACCACGGGCTGTCGGGGCCACGCTCGTCGAGCGCGCTCAGGACCGCCGTCAGAGGTCGGGGCACCGCGCGCAGGCGACGCAGCACGGTGGCGACGAGCACCACGGCCACGACGCTCCCCGCGGTCACGAGGCCCACCGAGGCGGGTGTCCAGGCCACACCGGCGCGGGCCAGCACGGTCGCGAGCACCGTGAGGTAGGCGACGGTCAGGCCGGGACCGAGACCCAGGGCCAGCCAGGTCGGTGCACCGGCCGCGCGGGCGACGAGCGTCCCCGGTGCCACGAGCACGACGACGCACGCGACCACCGCGGGCACGATCTCGATCCAGCTCACCGCATGGTTCCCCTCGTCGTCGGTCGTCCGTCGGGCGCGGACGTCGCCGGCCTCGGCCGACGCTAGCGCACGAGGCCCGGTCTGTGACGGATCACAGACCGGGCCTCGTGGGTGATGCTCAGCGTCTCGTCACAGGAGGACGAGGGTGGCGTCAGGCGTCCTTCTCGGACGACTCCTCAGCCGGTGCCTCGGCGTCGGCCGGAGCCTCGGCCGCGGGGGTCTCCTCGGCCTTGGCGGCCTTCGGAGCGGTCTTCTTGGCGGCCTTCTCGGCCTCGCGGACGACAGCTTGCTTGGGGCTGACGGGCTCGAGGATGAGCTCGATGACAGCCATGGGGGCGTTGTCGCCCTTGCGGTTGCCGACCTTGGTCACGCGGGTGTAGCCACCGTTGCGCTCGGCCATGGCCGGGGCGATCTCGGTGATGAGGCGGTGCAGCGTGGTGGCGGCGTCGCCCTCTTCGCCCGGACGGTTGACCGTCTTGGAGTTGATGGTCTTGGCGACCTGGCGGATGTTGTGCAGGTCACCGCGCTTGGCCTTCGAGATGAGGCGCTCCGCGAACGGCTGCAGGCGCTTGGCCTTGGTCACCGTCGTCGTGATGCGGCCGTGCTCGAAGAGGCTGGTCGCGAGGTTCTTGAGGATGAGGCGCTCGTGAGACGGGCTTCCGCCGAGACGCGCACCCTTGGTGGGGGTAGGCATGGTGTGTGCTCCTAGAAAGGTGGGGGTGTGCCGGCCGCTCGCGCGGCCGGCTCAGACGTCAGGTGTACTGCTCGTCTTCCGTGTCGTCGCCGTCGTAGTAGTCGGCGGTCGTCGGGTCGAAGTCCAGCGGGGAGTCCTTGAGGGACAGGCCGAGCTCGGCGAGCTTGTCCTTGACCTCGTTGATCGACTTCGCACCGAAGTTCCGGATGTCGAGCAGGTCGGCCTCGCTGCGTGCCACGAGCTCACCCACGGCGTGGATGCCCTCGCGCTTGAGGCAGTTGTACGAACGGATCGTCAGCTGGAGGTCCTCGATCGGGAGCGCCAGGTCGGCGGCCAGCGCAGCATCGGTCGGCGACGGGCCGATCTCGATGCCCTCGG
This genomic interval carries:
- the rplQ gene encoding 50S ribosomal protein L17, which produces MPTPTKGARLGGSPSHERLILKNLATSLFEHGRITTTVTKAKRLQPFAERLISKAKRGDLHNIRQVAKTINSKTVNRPGEEGDAATTLHRLITEIAPAMAERNGGYTRVTKVGNRKGDNAPMAVIELILEPVSPKQAVVREAEKAAKKTAPKAAKAEETPAAEAPADAEAPAEESSEKDA